One genomic segment of Spartobacteria bacterium includes these proteins:
- a CDS encoding O-antigen ligase domain-containing protein — MTPFVPLMMFGWIPLVIALFKRMKPHHAVIAGFLLAWMFLPQYEYPLPGLPNYSKISAACYGILLASAIFNPSVFSEFKPSILDLPMALWCFSSFASSVSNGLGAWDGGSAMLGKISMWGIPYFIGRLYFNRPEPLRDLVVGIFIGGLLYLPFTMYEVIMSPRLHKIIYGWHPHDFGQAKRGGGYRPVVFMQHGLMTAMWMTNAALSGLWLLYTGYLKGLVPEKWKKVAPLVVFGLLVGTIACKSTGALGLLFVGFGMLVFSRTTKKSTALMVLLLLPVPYVTLRGSGLWDGQRFIEAVARIASEERTGSLAFRLDNENILSEKAMIRPICGWGGWKRSFVLDENGLPVSVPDGLWILALGQNGILGLASLLGAMMVPQLLFFRRIPPSTWRDPAWGMLLVLPVIIGLYMVDNLFNNMFNPVVLLAAGGLTGLTVTAQDHMTEAQTEIEEPADETIFPRLL; from the coding sequence ATGACACCTTTCGTTCCTTTGATGATGTTCGGCTGGATTCCGCTGGTCATCGCACTGTTCAAACGAATGAAGCCTCATCATGCCGTGATAGCCGGCTTTCTGCTGGCATGGATGTTTCTTCCGCAGTATGAATACCCCCTGCCCGGCCTGCCGAATTACAGCAAAATATCTGCGGCCTGCTACGGCATTCTACTGGCTTCAGCGATATTTAATCCCTCCGTGTTCAGCGAATTTAAACCCAGTATACTGGATCTCCCCATGGCACTCTGGTGTTTTTCGTCCTTTGCATCATCCGTAAGCAACGGACTGGGTGCATGGGATGGCGGATCGGCCATGCTGGGGAAAATATCAATGTGGGGCATCCCCTATTTTATCGGACGACTCTATTTCAACCGACCGGAACCCCTGCGGGATCTGGTGGTCGGCATATTCATCGGCGGCCTGCTCTACTTACCGTTTACGATGTATGAGGTCATCATGAGTCCCCGGTTGCACAAGATCATTTATGGCTGGCATCCCCATGATTTTGGTCAGGCCAAGCGCGGCGGCGGTTATCGACCCGTGGTTTTCATGCAGCACGGCTTAATGACCGCCATGTGGATGACCAACGCGGCACTGTCTGGTCTCTGGTTATTGTATACGGGCTATTTAAAAGGGCTGGTTCCGGAGAAATGGAAAAAGGTGGCACCACTGGTGGTCTTCGGCCTTCTCGTCGGAACGATTGCCTGCAAATCTACAGGAGCATTGGGACTGCTTTTTGTCGGATTCGGCATGCTGGTGTTCAGTCGTACAACGAAAAAATCAACGGCATTAATGGTGCTGCTCCTGCTGCCGGTGCCCTATGTCACCTTACGCGGGAGCGGATTATGGGACGGCCAGCGTTTCATCGAAGCCGTAGCCCGCATTGCCAGTGAAGAACGAACCGGGTCGCTGGCATTCCGACTGGACAATGAAAATATCTTGTCGGAAAAAGCCATGATTCGCCCTATCTGCGGCTGGGGCGGCTGGAAACGCTCGTTTGTACTGGATGAAAACGGACTGCCGGTCTCTGTTCCTGATGGATTATGGATTCTGGCACTTGGACAGAACGGCATTCTCGGACTGGCCAGTCTGCTCGGTGCCATGATGGTACCACAACTGCTGTTCTTCCGGCGCATTCCCCCGTCGACCTGGCGTGATCCGGCATGGGGCATGCTCCTCGTTCTTCCTGTAATCATAGGTCTTTACATGGTAGACAATCTTTTCAATAACATGTTTAATCCCGTGGTACTGCTTGCTGCAGGCGGATTGACCGGCCTGACGGTTACAGCACAGGATCACATGACAGAAGCACAAACAGAAATCGAGGAACCTGCGGATGAAACCATATTCCCACGACTGCTCTAA
- a CDS encoding transposase: MMYPWPSSDWNNLQNYPRLPYTPPMKKEYHKWWSPALKQDMSLNIYGHSGKPVVLFPTRCGRYTDFDDFGMIESVRSLIDEGRMTAFCVETIDRQTWFNTEITPNGRAARYDDYESYLIQEVLPLIHHRTPGAERIMTAGCDIGAYHAVNFMLRHPMFVDKALGLSGLYGSHYFIGDYMSEKTYYYFPLSYLPGLSDPFFINALKSGELVLCSGQGSWERCQEYDCISDTISLSHLLNKKDIPCWLDLWGEDVSHDWVWWRKQLFYFLNKMM; this comes from the coding sequence ATGATGTACCCATGGCCTTCTTCAGACTGGAATAACTTGCAAAATTATCCGCGACTGCCATACACTCCCCCAATGAAAAAAGAATATCACAAATGGTGGAGTCCGGCTCTAAAGCAGGACATGAGCTTGAATATCTATGGACACAGCGGAAAGCCCGTCGTGCTTTTCCCGACCCGTTGCGGACGGTATACAGACTTCGATGACTTCGGCATGATTGAATCGGTGAGATCGCTGATTGATGAAGGGCGTATGACGGCCTTCTGCGTCGAAACCATTGACAGACAGACCTGGTTTAACACCGAAATTACGCCCAATGGCCGGGCCGCCCGCTACGATGACTATGAAAGTTATCTCATTCAAGAAGTATTACCGCTGATTCATCATCGCACGCCCGGGGCCGAGCGTATTATGACGGCCGGCTGCGACATAGGAGCCTATCATGCCGTCAATTTCATGCTGCGCCATCCCATGTTTGTCGATAAGGCACTGGGATTAAGCGGCCTGTACGGCTCACATTATTTTATCGGCGATTACATGAGTGAAAAGACCTACTACTATTTTCCTCTTTCCTATTTACCCGGACTTTCTGATCCGTTTTTTATAAATGCGCTAAAATCGGGCGAACTGGTCTTATGCAGCGGGCAAGGCTCGTGGGAGCGGTGCCAGGAATATGACTGTATTTCCGATACCATTTCACTCAGCCATCTGCTGAATAAAAAAGACATTCCCTGCTGGCTGGATCTCTGGGGCGAAGACGTATCGCATGACTGGGTGTGGTGGCGCAAACAGCTCTTTTACTTCCTTAATAAAATGATGTAG